The Methanofervidicoccus sp. A16 genome has a segment encoding these proteins:
- a CDS encoding ABC transporter ATP-binding protein yields MLKTENLSVGYGNYIVVEGINLEIKEREILCIIGPNGAGKSTLLKTIATYLEPKGGVVYLNGRNIHRLSPKEIAREMSVVLTERVNPGNLTGYDIVAIGRHPYTDIFGRLSERDREVIEYAAKSVNATHLLSKNFFEMSDGERQKIMIARALAQEPKVLILDEPTSFLDAKHKIELTILLRKLAIENNLAIVVTLHDIELALRIADKMALIKDGRIIAYGCPEDVMKREVVNNLYDLKSANYSEVLGYFELKSSGRRNCKVFLICGGGTGANVMRFLVKNGYKVAVGVLHKNDIDYTVAETMGLEIVEEEPYNPISQRSYERALEEIRSSDVIIYTDFPLGEMNKLNRELVEESIKLGKYMIKYDGCVERLKERLNEYYNYSNL; encoded by the coding sequence ATGCTAAAAACTGAAAACCTCTCTGTTGGATATGGTAACTACATTGTAGTAGAAGGCATAAACTTAGAGATAAAGGAGAGGGAGATACTCTGTATAATAGGACCTAATGGAGCGGGAAAATCTACACTTCTAAAGACCATAGCCACATATTTAGAACCTAAGGGAGGAGTTGTCTATTTAAACGGTAGAAATATTCACAGGTTATCTCCCAAGGAAATTGCAAGGGAGATGTCTGTAGTACTAACCGAGAGGGTTAATCCAGGTAATCTAACTGGGTACGATATCGTTGCTATAGGTAGACATCCCTATACAGATATATTTGGAAGATTAAGTGAGAGGGATAGGGAGGTAATAGAGTACGCAGCGAAATCTGTAAATGCAACACATCTGTTAAGTAAGAACTTCTTTGAGATGAGTGATGGAGAGAGGCAAAAGATAATGATAGCGAGAGCCCTCGCCCAGGAACCTAAGGTACTCATATTAGATGAACCTACAAGTTTTCTAGATGCAAAACATAAGATAGAACTAACTATACTACTTAGAAAACTTGCAATAGAGAACAACTTGGCGATAGTGGTTACACTACATGATATAGAGTTGGCCCTTAGGATAGCAGATAAGATGGCTCTTATTAAAGATGGTAGAATTATCGCCTATGGATGTCCAGAGGATGTCATGAAGAGGGAGGTTGTAAATAATCTTTACGATTTGAAGAGTGCAAACTACAGTGAGGTGTTGGGATACTTCGAGTTGAAATCCTCTGGGAGGAGGAACTGTAAGGTATTTCTAATATGTGGAGGGGGCACAGGTGCCAATGTAATGAGGTTCCTCGTTAAAAATGGATACAAGGTGGCTGTTGGAGTACTCCATAAAAACGATATAGACTATACAGTTGCTGAAACTATGGGACTGGAGATAGTGGAGGAGGAGCCTTATAATCCTATATCCCAGAGGAGTTATGAGAGGGCATTAGAGGAAATCAGATCCTCCGATGTTATTATATATACAGATTTTCCCCTTGGAGAGATGAATAAGTTAAATAGGGAACTTGTGGAGGAGAGTATAAAACTTGGTAAGTACATGATAAAGTACGATGGATGTGTGGAGAGGTTGAAGGAAAGGTTAAATGAGTATTATAACTATTCTAACCTCTAA
- the pheA gene encoding prephenate dehydratase, with translation MIYCLGPKGSYSEMAAKIFSKILGKNTIVCCNSIYDVFQALENSENDAYGVVPSENSIEGSVSLTQDLLLEFYDKIRIYGELDININHCLVGYNKEKIKRVYSHPQALAQCRKYIKKHGWEVVPVSSTAKAVKLVRSLGSEEVGAIASKEAAKLYNLKVLEEGIQDYRNNTTRFILIGRKGSKLELKGDETKKSTVIVKLIEDRPGALYEILKVFNDFKVNLTRIESRPSKEELGNYIFYIDYITPDNEEDLIEALKRHVAYIKHLGSYRVFSRG, from the coding sequence ATGATCTACTGTTTAGGTCCTAAAGGAAGTTACTCTGAAATGGCTGCTAAAATATTCTCTAAAATCCTGGGAAAAAATACTATAGTATGTTGCAACTCTATATACGATGTTTTTCAGGCGTTAGAAAACAGTGAAAATGACGCTTATGGTGTTGTACCATCTGAGAACTCCATAGAAGGATCTGTATCTCTTACCCAGGATCTACTATTGGAGTTCTACGACAAGATCAGAATATATGGAGAGTTGGATATAAATATTAATCACTGTCTAGTGGGATATAACAAAGAAAAGATAAAGAGAGTATACTCCCATCCCCAGGCACTTGCCCAGTGTAGAAAGTATATAAAAAAGCATGGTTGGGAAGTTGTGCCAGTATCCAGTACCGCCAAGGCTGTTAAGTTGGTTAGATCTCTAGGAAGTGAAGAGGTTGGAGCAATTGCCTCAAAGGAGGCTGCTAAACTCTACAATTTAAAGGTCCTTGAGGAGGGAATACAGGATTACAGAAACAACACCACAAGGTTTATACTTATTGGAAGAAAAGGATCAAAGTTGGAGTTAAAGGGAGATGAGACGAAAAAATCTACAGTTATAGTAAAACTGATAGAGGATAGGCCAGGTGCTCTATACGAGATATTAAAGGTATTCAACGATTTTAAGGTCAATTTAACGAGGATAGAGTCAAGGCCCTCAAAGGAGGAGTTGGGCAACTATATATTCTACATCGACTACATAACTCCTGACAATGAGGAGGATCTTATAGAGGCGTTAAAGAGGCATGTGGCATATATAAAACATTTAGGAAGTTATAGGGTTTTTAGTAGGGGTTGA
- the ribC gene encoding riboflavin synthase → MAVKVGIADTTFARVDMASAAIKKLKELTPKIKIIRYTVPGIKDLPVACKKLIEEENCEIVMALGMPGKEEKDKVCAHEASQGIMMAQLMTNKHIIEVFVHEDEAKDEKELEWLAKRRAEEHAENVYYLLFNRKFLEKNAGKGLRQGFEDVGPARE, encoded by the coding sequence ATGGCTGTAAAGGTAGGTATTGCTGATACTACCTTTGCAAGGGTAGATATGGCATCTGCTGCGATAAAAAAACTTAAGGAGTTAACACCGAAGATAAAGATAATTAGATATACAGTACCTGGGATAAAGGATCTACCTGTGGCCTGTAAAAAACTTATTGAGGAGGAGAACTGTGAGATTGTAATGGCCCTTGGAATGCCTGGGAAGGAGGAGAAAGATAAAGTATGTGCCCATGAGGCTTCCCAGGGTATTATGATGGCCCAACTTATGACCAACAAACATATTATAGAGGTATTTGTCCATGAAGACGAGGCTAAAGATGAAAAGGAGTTAGAGTGGCTTGCAAAGAGGAGGGCAGAGGAGCACGCCGAGAATGTATACTATCTACTTTTCAATAGAAAGTTCTTAGAGAAAAATGCTGGTAAGGGATTGAGACAGGGGTTTGAAGATGTTGGGCCTGCTAGAGAATAA
- a CDS encoding phosphomannomutase/phosphoglucomutase, producing the protein MVFKAYDIRGIFREQLDENFAYSLGRVLGEGYKNILVANDVRIGSKELLKPFIFGIMESGGKVSYGGTISTPLMYFGTRNRYDLGVIITASHNPPEYTGFKMCDRNALPISPVEEIKPIFKKEKLEDSQRREVEEIDLEELKVDVSSEYKRFFLKRCNSYDIKVAVDFANGSTSIVEKEILEELLKDHIFINDYPDGTFPAHQPDTLKISCLRDIIKTVRDNNCDIGIIFDGDGDRIGIVDERGDVLQGDMITAIISREILREKEGVKIIYDLRCSKVVPEVIERYGGIPVKSRVGHYFIKKLMQEIDGEFAGELSNHFYFKEIGYFEGPLIALNYILSTMEERGEPLSKIWREYKKYYHSGEINFKVKDQRRILEGLKEIYKNCEIEELDGLSVYCKGWWFNIRPSNTEPLLRLNLEGDTEEIMKEKVEEIKEIVNKLDGGL; encoded by the coding sequence TTGGTATTTAAAGCCTATGATATAAGGGGCATATTTAGGGAACAACTAGATGAGAACTTTGCATACTCCTTAGGTAGAGTTCTAGGAGAGGGATACAAGAATATACTTGTCGCCAACGATGTAAGGATAGGTTCAAAGGAACTCCTGAAACCATTTATATTTGGTATAATGGAATCTGGAGGTAAGGTATCCTACGGAGGTACCATATCTACGCCCCTTATGTACTTCGGCACAAGGAATAGATATGACTTAGGAGTAATTATAACTGCCTCTCACAACCCTCCAGAGTATACAGGTTTTAAAATGTGTGATAGGAATGCACTCCCTATATCTCCAGTAGAGGAGATAAAGCCAATATTTAAAAAGGAGAAATTAGAAGATTCCCAAAGGAGGGAAGTTGAGGAGATAGATTTAGAGGAGTTAAAGGTTGATGTCTCATCGGAGTATAAGAGATTCTTTTTAAAGAGGTGTAATTCCTACGATATAAAGGTGGCAGTTGATTTTGCCAACGGCAGTACCTCCATTGTAGAGAAGGAGATACTGGAGGAGTTGTTGAAGGACCATATATTTATAAACGACTACCCAGATGGAACCTTTCCGGCACATCAACCTGATACCTTGAAGATCTCCTGTCTAAGGGATATTATAAAAACTGTAAGGGATAACAACTGTGATATTGGGATAATCTTCGATGGAGATGGGGACAGAATAGGTATAGTTGATGAGAGAGGTGATGTTCTCCAGGGGGATATGATCACTGCCATAATATCCAGGGAGATACTGAGGGAAAAGGAGGGGGTAAAGATAATATACGATCTAAGGTGTAGTAAGGTTGTTCCCGAGGTAATAGAGAGATACGGAGGAATTCCTGTAAAGAGTAGGGTGGGACACTACTTTATAAAGAAACTTATGCAGGAGATAGATGGGGAGTTTGCAGGGGAACTTTCAAATCACTTCTACTTCAAGGAGATAGGATACTTCGAAGGTCCCTTAATCGCCTTAAACTACATACTGTCCACTATGGAGGAGAGAGGGGAACCTCTCTCAAAGATATGGAGGGAGTATAAGAAGTACTACCACAGTGGCGAGATAAACTTCAAGGTAAAGGATCAGAGAAGGATACTGGAGGGACTGAAGGAGATATATAAGAACTGTGAAATAGAGGAATTAGATGGACTCTCTGTGTACTGTAAAGGTTGGTGGTTCAACATAAGGCCCTCCAACACTGAACCTCTCCTAAGGTTGAACTTGGAGGGAGATACTGAGGAGATCATGAAGGAGAAGGTAGAGGAGATTAAAGAGATTGTAAATAAGTTAGATGGAGGTTTGTAA
- a CDS encoding DUF2226 domain-containing protein, whose amino-acid sequence MTVYIIEGKLIKIVEDKNVDEILKELKDFTGYIKLSIRRDKGFEEGYIFLKNGVVVGYYYNYNDIEAFGDKAIEYIERMKNNKPIIEVYEYPIEKLNTMMDVYKEMFLSKDVKKSSEKEVESEKKFHYYDIVLMIPEGKPLKMNVGKEYTDYLKGYTLVEIFKKDEDGYKKGYIVYKDKTPILAAYEYNNKVLFGKEACFMIKKLLSYPDIVVDIFEYNEDKVEILIEYYPQMALVDIESLKEDDEISEDNDIEDTKEEISEEIEEIEEEIPLDKEKLLEKLNITLPDEESIENLIKNVFEPSYEELEGIKKDLEEKIRSYLESCKYVKSFEIDMEVYYNEGYHCVCNIKIIPKSLLGFIFYRGRLFRNIKVEKIKKDIEDILSQYVIEINPKINIEIVQK is encoded by the coding sequence ATGACAGTATATATTATAGAGGGAAAATTAATTAAAATAGTGGAAGATAAAAATGTAGATGAAATACTGAAAGAATTAAAGGATTTTACGGGATATATTAAACTTTCAATAAGGAGGGATAAAGGCTTTGAAGAGGGATATATCTTTCTGAAAAATGGAGTTGTTGTTGGTTACTACTACAACTATAACGATATAGAAGCCTTTGGAGACAAGGCTATAGAGTACATAGAGAGGATGAAAAATAACAAACCTATAATAGAGGTATATGAATATCCTATAGAAAAATTAAATACGATGATGGATGTATACAAAGAGATGTTTTTAAGTAAAGACGTGAAAAAAAGTTCTGAAAAAGAAGTAGAATCTGAAAAAAAGTTCCACTATTACGATATAGTATTGATGATACCTGAAGGTAAACCTTTAAAGATGAATGTGGGAAAGGAATATACTGATTACTTGAAAGGATATACACTAGTGGAGATATTTAAAAAGGATGAAGATGGATATAAAAAGGGCTATATAGTGTATAAAGATAAAACACCTATACTGGCCGCTTATGAGTATAACAACAAAGTTCTATTTGGTAAAGAGGCATGTTTCATGATTAAAAAACTTTTATCCTATCCCGATATTGTAGTTGATATTTTTGAATACAATGAAGATAAAGTAGAGATACTTATAGAATACTATCCACAGATGGCACTAGTTGATATCGAATCGTTAAAAGAAGATGATGAAATTAGTGAGGATAACGACATAGAAGATACCAAAGAAGAAATAAGCGAAGAAATAGAAGAAATAGAGGAAGAGATACCTCTTGATAAAGAGAAACTTTTAGAGAAACTTAACATTACATTACCAGATGAAGAATCTATAGAAAATCTTATTAAAAATGTTTTTGAGCCATCCTATGAAGAATTAGAAGGCATTAAAAAAGATCTAGAGGAAAAAATACGTTCTTATTTAGAAAGTTGTAAGTATGTAAAAAGTTTTGAGATAGATATGGAGGTATATTATAACGAGGGGTACCATTGTGTCTGCAACATAAAAATAATACCTAAATCATTACTTGGATTTATATTCTATCGTGGGAGATTATTTAGAAATATAAAGGTAGAAAAAATTAAAAAAGATATAGAAGATATACTATCTCAGTATGTTATAGAGATAAATCCAAAGATAAATATTGAGATAGTGCAAAAATAG
- a CDS encoding GbsR/MarR family transcriptional regulator has product MEEIKETIIELFSDIAEIHGHSRSLGKIYAILYLADKPLCIEDIVKELGMSKGNVSMNLNKLEEIGLVKKIWIKGDRRNYYRCVGGFSSYKDIVKRKYETISRACDKLEKLKKKYNIGENDSISKKLKRIERMREVSRRVLEVLEEIDKDLGEEI; this is encoded by the coding sequence ATGGAGGAGATCAAAGAGACAATTATTGAATTATTCTCCGATATTGCAGAGATACATGGACATAGTAGATCCCTTGGAAAGATCTACGCAATTCTCTACCTCGCCGACAAACCTCTCTGTATAGAGGATATAGTTAAGGAGTTGGGGATGAGTAAGGGAAATGTAAGTATGAATCTGAACAAACTTGAGGAGATAGGTCTTGTTAAAAAGATCTGGATAAAGGGAGATAGGAGAAACTACTACAGATGTGTGGGAGGTTTCTCCTCCTACAAAGATATCGTTAAAAGGAAGTACGAGACTATCTCCAGAGCCTGTGATAAGTTGGAGAAGTTAAAAAAGAAGTACAATATTGGTGAAAATGACAGTATCTCTAAAAAGTTGAAACGTATTGAACGTATGAGAGAGGTGTCAAGGAGAGTGTTGGAGGTGCTTGAGGAGATAGATAAAGATCTCGGTGAAGAGATATGA
- a CDS encoding TIGR00289 family protein, producing the protein MKVAALYSGGKDSAYALWWALHQGWDVKYLVNVVPENRESYMFHVPNVELTELVSQSTGIPLVRVYTKGEKEKEVLDLKRALEKLDIDGVVSGAIASEYQRRRIDHICEELGIRSFAPLWHKDQELILRDAVKFFQFKIVSVSAYGLGKEYLGKTIDENNLQKLIEVMERYGINKAFEGGEAETFVFDAPYFKKKIVVVDYEILWDGRSGVYIVKEAKLVDKY; encoded by the coding sequence TTGAAGGTGGCTGCACTCTACTCTGGAGGAAAGGATTCTGCATATGCCCTGTGGTGGGCGCTACATCAAGGCTGGGACGTTAAGTACTTAGTAAATGTAGTACCTGAAAACAGAGAGAGTTATATGTTCCATGTTCCCAATGTAGAGTTAACAGAGTTAGTCTCCCAGAGTACAGGTATCCCCCTTGTAAGGGTATATACTAAGGGAGAGAAGGAGAAAGAGGTACTGGATCTAAAGAGAGCCTTAGAGAAGTTGGATATTGATGGAGTGGTTAGTGGGGCGATTGCAAGTGAATACCAGAGGAGGAGGATAGACCACATATGTGAGGAGTTAGGTATAAGGTCCTTCGCTCCACTCTGGCACAAGGACCAGGAGTTGATACTTAGAGATGCTGTCAAGTTCTTCCAGTTTAAGATCGTCAGTGTGTCTGCATACGGGTTAGGGAAGGAGTATCTTGGAAAAACTATCGATGAGAACAATCTCCAAAAGTTAATAGAAGTTATGGAGAGGTATGGGATAAATAAAGCCTTTGAGGGTGGAGAGGCTGAGACCTTTGTCTTCGATGCACCTTACTTTAAAAAGAAGATAGTTGTAGTAGATTACGAGATCCTCTGGGATGGAAGATCTGGAGTTTATATAGTCAAAGAGGCCAAACTAGTTGATAAGTACTAA
- a CDS encoding RND family transporter produces the protein MIEDILRKIAIFSERRPFLMLVIILIITIFAGIGATKVKFQTAFEKMLPQDNPVIETLYEVRDNFGGTDIISICIKLKPSDSSDKVNDIRDPRVLRYIKILEADLEEIDGITGVNSPVDVIIERNNGTVPNDIETVKEIYNSLPEDARNGIFNHDYSMVVVNAYTDAGGDQEKLMEVMKDIYQRIEDSPVPPGIEVVCTGTPPMRRLLDNLMRESQIFTTLIGGIGVLIVLFFYFRKPLSTIMPLIPIVIAVIWTGGAMGLLGIPVDMATAGIGSLLLGIGIDYGIHLMHRYEEERKKGRDVAESIETAVVSTGMAVMATTATTVAGFLALVIAPLPMMANLGKVCALGITFCMICVITLLPALLVIEERYILPLFKKER, from the coding sequence ATGATCGAAGATATACTGAGAAAAATTGCTATCTTTTCAGAGAGAAGGCCCTTCCTTATGTTAGTGATCATTTTAATAATCACTATCTTTGCAGGGATAGGGGCAACGAAGGTTAAATTTCAAACAGCCTTTGAGAAAATGCTCCCACAGGATAATCCTGTTATAGAGACACTCTACGAGGTAAGAGACAACTTTGGAGGTACAGATATTATATCCATCTGTATAAAGTTGAAACCTTCAGATAGTTCAGATAAGGTGAATGACATAAGAGATCCTAGGGTTCTAAGGTATATAAAAATTCTAGAGGCTGATCTGGAGGAAATAGATGGTATTACAGGTGTAAATTCTCCTGTGGATGTTATAATTGAGAGAAATAACGGGACTGTTCCCAATGACATAGAGACTGTAAAGGAGATCTACAACTCACTGCCAGAGGATGCTAGAAATGGAATTTTCAATCATGACTACTCCATGGTTGTGGTAAATGCCTACACAGATGCAGGAGGAGATCAGGAAAAACTTATGGAAGTTATGAAGGACATCTATCAACGAATTGAAGATTCACCTGTCCCTCCTGGTATTGAGGTAGTATGTACAGGTACTCCTCCTATGAGAAGACTTCTGGATAATCTTATGAGGGAGAGTCAGATATTCACAACCTTAATCGGTGGAATAGGTGTATTAATTGTACTCTTCTTCTACTTTAGGAAGCCCCTCTCCACCATCATGCCCCTGATACCTATAGTAATAGCGGTGATATGGACAGGAGGTGCTATGGGATTACTTGGCATCCCTGTAGATATGGCGACTGCAGGTATAGGTTCCCTACTCCTCGGTATAGGTATAGACTACGGTATTCACCTTATGCACAGGTACGAGGAGGAGCGTAAGAAGGGGAGGGATGTGGCAGAATCTATAGAAACCGCAGTTGTAAGTACTGGGATGGCTGTGATGGCCACTACAGCAACGACAGTTGCTGGTTTCTTAGCCCTTGTAATCGCCCCTCTACCTATGATGGCAAACTTAGGTAAGGTATGTGCATTGGGTATAACCTTCTGTATGATCTGTGTAATCACTCTACTTCCAGCACTCCTCGTCATCGAGGAGAGGTATATACTACCCCTGTTTAAAAAGGAGAGGTAA
- a CDS encoding COG1361 S-layer family protein, with translation MIIVITNVEALSLGELQYSPEVIYPGDDVDLWIKVTNNDEKDLKNIEVSIKPHYPFELRQVNPKKGTAVIHHLNPGESDIVYFKLHIDESAISREYRLDITVSYDKIEYDKGEEIVTHYNWTKVYYIPVYGTPNFEIELINNSPSLTPGKTERISLLIYNKGTGKAKECTLSIGGNQYISPVGSTKFYLGTVKPQGRKLINLRLYTNGGTPEGTYIIPATLSWIDEGGKVKSENINIGLTVKGDVLLGVSNVITTPREIKPGDTYVRIDVTVTNNGHGEAKDVKVHLKTSYPFRDSWSSANFKGIGTLKGGESKTVSFTVDVDKSATSKHYKVPIYMEYLDVFNRRHNTTETIDIYVKSKPVLEILSKEYTVKAGKDNILLITVKNVGNEKAEGVRITAIRNSAQPFDYPKKSDTVGTLNPGENGTGAIVVSVDRDALPKEYIITLEIRAIGDRDKGDNNVYITQKSIKVKVEKGGGGIPLLLYYGVIGMIVAGGMIYYFRENLDKN, from the coding sequence ATGATAATAGTAATTACAAATGTAGAGGCTCTAAGTTTAGGAGAACTTCAATACTCCCCTGAAGTTATATACCCTGGAGATGATGTAGATCTCTGGATCAAGGTAACTAACAACGATGAGAAGGATTTAAAAAATATAGAGGTGTCTATTAAACCTCACTATCCCTTCGAGTTGAGACAGGTTAATCCCAAGAAGGGAACCGCAGTAATACATCACCTGAATCCTGGGGAGAGTGATATAGTATACTTTAAACTTCACATAGATGAAAGTGCAATATCGAGAGAGTATAGACTGGATATAACAGTTTCCTACGACAAGATTGAATATGATAAAGGAGAGGAGATAGTAACTCACTATAATTGGACAAAGGTATACTACATTCCCGTTTATGGTACTCCAAACTTTGAGATAGAATTAATTAATAATTCTCCATCACTTACCCCTGGAAAGACAGAGAGGATCTCACTTCTAATATACAATAAAGGTACTGGGAAGGCTAAAGAGTGTACCCTATCCATCGGAGGTAATCAGTATATATCCCCTGTTGGTAGCACGAAATTTTACCTAGGTACTGTTAAACCCCAGGGGAGAAAACTTATAAACCTAAGGTTATACACCAATGGAGGCACACCTGAGGGGACCTATATTATCCCTGCAACTCTATCCTGGATAGATGAAGGAGGTAAAGTGAAAAGTGAAAACATAAACATAGGACTGACTGTTAAGGGAGATGTTCTATTAGGTGTCTCAAATGTGATCACCACTCCAAGGGAGATCAAGCCTGGAGATACCTATGTAAGGATAGATGTTACAGTGACCAACAACGGCCATGGGGAAGCAAAGGATGTAAAAGTACATCTAAAAACCTCCTACCCATTCCGGGACAGTTGGAGTAGTGCAAACTTTAAAGGTATTGGAACACTGAAGGGAGGGGAGAGTAAAACTGTCTCATTTACTGTAGATGTTGATAAATCTGCCACCTCTAAGCATTACAAGGTTCCCATCTATATGGAGTACTTAGATGTATTCAACAGAAGACACAACACAACAGAAACCATAGATATATACGTTAAATCAAAACCAGTACTTGAGATCCTCTCAAAGGAGTACACTGTAAAGGCAGGAAAGGATAATATACTTCTGATAACTGTAAAGAATGTAGGTAATGAAAAGGCGGAAGGAGTAAGGATAACTGCCATTAGAAACAGTGCCCAACCTTTTGACTATCCTAAGAAAAGTGATACAGTAGGTACATTAAACCCAGGAGAAAATGGAACTGGTGCCATCGTTGTCAGTGTAGATAGAGATGCACTACCTAAGGAGTACATTATTACCCTTGAGATAAGGGCAATTGGAGATAGGGATAAGGGAGATAACAACGTCTATATTACTCAGAAGAGTATAAAGGTTAAGGTTGAAAAAGGAGGAGGTGGGATACCTCTTCTCTTGTATTATGGAGTTATAGGGATGATAGTGGCAGGAGGAATGATTTATTATTTCAGGGAAAATCTAGATAAAAACTAA
- a CDS encoding TRAM domain-containing protein, with product MVNRMSFNSQRNNRKIPVVEGKEYKVTIEDMGRGGDGIARVEGFVVFVPNTTKGETITVKITAVKDRFAFGERV from the coding sequence ATGGTGAATAGAATGTCATTCAATAGTCAAAGAAATAATAGAAAAATACCTGTAGTTGAGGGGAAGGAGTATAAGGTAACAATTGAGGACATGGGAAGAGGAGGAGATGGAATAGCAAGAGTAGAAGGATTTGTTGTTTTTGTCCCCAATACTACAAAGGGAGAAACAATTACAGTTAAAATAACTGCAGTAAAGGATAGATTTGCCTTTGGAGAGAGGGTATAA
- the ribB gene encoding 3,4-dihydroxy-2-butanone-4-phosphate synthase — protein sequence MEIIEKAINSLRNGKIVLVYDSDDREGETDMVVVSEKITPEHIKSMRKDGGGLICTAVHPEICNAIGIPFMVDVLLEASKRYPLLKELYPSDIPYDEKSSFSITINHRRTFTGITDRDRAYTIRKLADLCKEKRFNDFGKEFRSPGHVILLRAAEGLVRSRRGHTEMTVALAELANMTPITTICEMMGDDGYAMNKSEARKYAEKHNLVFLSGEDIINYYLERI from the coding sequence ATGGAGATAATAGAGAAGGCTATAAACAGTCTAAGAAATGGAAAGATAGTACTTGTCTACGACAGCGATGATAGAGAGGGAGAAACTGACATGGTTGTAGTTTCGGAGAAGATAACACCTGAACATATAAAGAGTATGAGAAAGGATGGTGGCGGCCTTATATGTACTGCAGTACATCCGGAGATCTGCAACGCCATAGGCATTCCCTTTATGGTAGATGTACTCCTTGAAGCCTCAAAGAGATACCCATTACTGAAAGAACTCTATCCTTCTGATATTCCATATGATGAGAAATCCTCTTTCTCTATTACTATAAACCATAGAAGGACATTTACAGGTATTACAGATAGAGATAGAGCGTACACCATAAGAAAACTTGCTGATCTTTGTAAGGAGAAGAGGTTTAACGACTTCGGCAAAGAATTCAGATCTCCAGGGCATGTTATTCTCCTAAGGGCTGCTGAAGGTCTTGTTAGGAGTAGAAGGGGCCATACAGAGATGACAGTGGCCCTTGCAGAGTTGGCAAATATGACTCCAATTACCACCATCTGTGAGATGATGGGAGATGATGGCTACGCCATGAATAAGAGTGAGGCTAGGAAGTATGCAGAGAAACACAACTTAGTATTTTTAAGTGGGGAAGATATTATAAACTACTACCTCGAGAGGATATAG